The following proteins are encoded in a genomic region of Stutzerimonas balearica DSM 6083:
- a CDS encoding nitrite reductase — MRKPLLAGFVAGFSLLALGIAQAQDKPEEKAEAAYKSQASAVDPASAQVVHSPGAPDLTAAEFEQAKEIYFQRCAGCHGVLRKGATGKPLTPDITQERGQAYLEALITYGSPAGMPNWGTSNALTKDQITLMAKYIQHTPPTPPEWGLAEMKNSWKVLVKPEDRPKKQMNDLNLPNLFSVTLRDDGKIALVDGDSKKIVKTIETGYAVHISRMSASGRYLFVIGRDAKIDMIDLWAKEPTKVAEIKVGIEARSVETSKYKGYEDKYAIAGSYWPPQFTIMDGETLEPKQIVSTRGMTVGTQEYHPEPRVAAIIASHEHPEFIVNVKETGKVMLVNYEDINNLSYTTIGTAPFLHDGGWDVSHRYFMTAANNSNKVAVIDSKKRKMAALVDVGKIPHPGRGANFVHPEYGPVWATSHLGDETISLIGTDPDKHPKNAWKVVETLKGQGGGSLFIKTHPKSKHLYLDTTFNPDAKVSQSAAVFDINNLAAGYKVLPIGEWSGLKGGAQRVVQPEFNKAGDEVWFSVWNGQEEESAIVVVDDKTLELKTVIRDKRLITPTGKFNVHNTQYDVY; from the coding sequence ATGAGAAAACCACTTCTGGCCGGATTCGTCGCCGGCTTCTCGTTGCTCGCGCTAGGCATCGCTCAGGCGCAGGACAAACCCGAAGAAAAGGCCGAGGCTGCCTACAAGAGCCAGGCTTCGGCCGTCGATCCTGCCAGCGCACAGGTCGTGCACTCGCCGGGCGCGCCGGACCTGACCGCCGCCGAATTCGAACAGGCCAAGGAAATCTACTTCCAGCGCTGCGCCGGCTGCCACGGCGTGCTGCGCAAGGGCGCGACCGGCAAGCCGCTGACCCCGGACATCACCCAGGAGCGCGGCCAGGCCTATCTGGAAGCGCTGATCACCTATGGCTCGCCGGCCGGCATGCCCAACTGGGGCACGTCCAACGCGCTGACCAAGGACCAGATCACGCTGATGGCCAAGTACATCCAGCACACGCCACCGACCCCGCCGGAGTGGGGCCTGGCCGAGATGAAGAATTCCTGGAAGGTTCTGGTCAAGCCCGAGGACCGGCCGAAGAAGCAGATGAACGATCTGAACCTGCCGAACCTGTTCTCCGTCACCCTGCGTGACGACGGCAAGATCGCGCTGGTCGACGGCGACAGCAAGAAAATCGTCAAGACCATCGAGACCGGTTACGCGGTGCACATCTCGCGCATGTCCGCCTCGGGCCGCTACCTGTTCGTCATTGGCCGCGATGCCAAGATCGACATGATCGACCTGTGGGCGAAGGAGCCGACCAAGGTCGCCGAGATCAAGGTCGGCATCGAGGCGCGCTCGGTGGAGACGTCCAAGTACAAGGGCTACGAGGACAAGTACGCGATCGCCGGCTCCTACTGGCCGCCGCAGTTCACCATCATGGACGGCGAGACCCTCGAGCCCAAGCAGATCGTCTCGACCCGCGGCATGACCGTCGGCACCCAGGAGTACCACCCGGAGCCGCGCGTGGCAGCGATCATCGCCTCGCACGAGCACCCGGAGTTCATCGTCAACGTCAAGGAAACCGGCAAGGTTATGCTGGTCAACTACGAGGACATCAACAACCTCAGCTACACCACCATCGGTACCGCGCCGTTCCTGCATGACGGCGGTTGGGACGTCAGCCACCGCTACTTCATGACGGCGGCGAACAACTCCAACAAGGTTGCGGTGATCGACTCGAAGAAGCGCAAGATGGCCGCGCTGGTCGATGTCGGCAAGATCCCGCACCCCGGCCGTGGCGCCAACTTCGTGCACCCCGAGTACGGTCCGGTATGGGCCACCAGCCACCTCGGCGACGAGACCATCTCGCTGATCGGCACCGACCCGGACAAGCATCCGAAGAACGCCTGGAAGGTGGTCGAGACCCTCAAGGGCCAGGGCGGCGGTTCGCTGTTCATCAAGACCCATCCGAAGTCCAAGCACCTGTACCTCGATACCACCTTCAACCCGGACGCCAAGGTCAGCCAGTCCGCGGCGGTGTTCGACATCAACAACCTGGCCGCCGGTTACAAGGTCCTGCCGATCGGCGAGTGGTCGGGCCTCAAGGGCGGTGCCCAGCGCGTCGTGCAGCCTGAGTTCAACAAGGCCGGCGACGAGGTCTGGTTCTCCGTGTGGAACGGGCAGGAAGAGGAGTCGGCCATCGTGGTGGTCGACGACAAGACCCTAGAGCTCAAAACAGTGATCCGGGACAAGAGGCTGATCACCCCGACCGGTAAATTCAACGTCCACAACACTCAGTACGACGTTTACTGA
- a CDS encoding CbbQ/NirQ/NorQ/GpvN family protein — MNAPEFPTAAGTPDIPFYQPQGNEERLFTQAWQHGMPVLIKGPTGCGKTRFVQHMAHRLGLPLYTVACHDDLSAADLVGRHLIGAQGTWWQDGPLTRAVREGGICYLDEVVEARQDTAVVLHPLADDRRELFIERTGEALKAPPGFMLVVSYNPGYQNLLKGMKPSTRQRFVAMRFDYPSAAEEERIVANEAAVEPALAAQVVKLGQALRRLEQHDLEEVASTRLLIFTARMIGAGMSPREACLSCLAEPLSDDPQTVAALMDVVDVHFG; from the coding sequence GTGAATGCGCCTGAATTCCCGACCGCCGCTGGCACGCCGGATATCCCCTTCTACCAGCCCCAAGGCAACGAGGAACGGCTGTTCACCCAGGCCTGGCAGCACGGCATGCCGGTGCTGATCAAGGGCCCGACCGGCTGCGGCAAGACCCGTTTCGTACAGCACATGGCGCACCGGCTCGGCCTGCCGCTGTACACGGTGGCCTGCCACGACGACCTGTCCGCCGCCGACCTGGTCGGCCGGCACCTGATCGGCGCGCAGGGCACCTGGTGGCAGGACGGCCCGCTAACCCGCGCCGTACGCGAGGGCGGCATCTGCTACCTCGACGAAGTGGTCGAGGCGCGCCAGGACACCGCCGTGGTGCTGCACCCGCTGGCCGACGACCGCCGCGAGCTGTTCATCGAGCGCACCGGCGAAGCGCTCAAGGCGCCGCCCGGCTTCATGCTCGTGGTGTCCTACAACCCCGGCTACCAGAACCTGCTCAAGGGCATGAAGCCGAGCACCCGGCAACGCTTCGTCGCCATGCGCTTCGACTACCCGTCGGCCGCCGAGGAAGAGCGCATCGTCGCCAACGAGGCCGCCGTCGAGCCGGCGCTGGCGGCGCAGGTGGTCAAGCTCGGCCAGGCCCTGCGCCGCCTGGAGCAGCACGACCTGGAGGAAGTCGCCTCGACCCGCCTGTTGATCTTCACCGCACGGATGATCGGCGCCGGCATGTCGCCGCGCGAGGCTTGCCTGTCGTGCCTCGCCGAGCCCTTGTCGGACGATCCGCAGACGGTCGCCGCGCTGATGGATGTGGTCGATGTCCACTTCGGCTGA
- a CDS encoding cytochrome c oxidase subunit 3 has translation MSTSAEPLALPARRLPGDLAMWFFILAELTVFAILVVAFAVTQRLQPTLFAESRQALDSSIGLALTLSLLTSGLLAALAVEAVRRGRQGRAALMLAAALASSCVYVVLKLEEYGHLAGLGLNMEHNTFFTLYWILTGFHFLHVLLGMVILAWLAERCRRGAYTAADHSGLESGVLYWHMVDLIWVVLFPLVYVLN, from the coding sequence ATGTCCACTTCGGCTGAGCCCCTTGCCCTGCCCGCCCGGCGCCTGCCGGGTGACCTGGCGATGTGGTTCTTCATCCTCGCCGAGCTCACCGTCTTCGCCATTCTGGTGGTCGCGTTCGCAGTCACCCAGCGCCTCCAGCCGACGCTGTTCGCCGAAAGCCGTCAGGCCCTGGACAGCTCCATCGGTCTGGCGCTGACCCTGAGCCTGCTGACTTCCGGCCTGCTCGCCGCCCTGGCGGTCGAGGCGGTGCGCCGGGGGCGCCAGGGGCGCGCGGCGCTGATGCTCGCCGCAGCGCTGGCCAGTTCGTGCGTCTACGTGGTGCTCAAGCTCGAGGAGTACGGCCACCTTGCCGGGCTGGGCCTGAACATGGAGCACAACACCTTCTTCACGCTCTACTGGATCCTCACCGGCTTCCACTTCCTCCATGTGCTGCTGGGCATGGTGATCCTTGCCTGGCTGGCCGAGCGCTGCCGGCGCGGCGCCTATACCGCCGCCGACCACAGCGGGCTGGAATCCGGGGTGCTGTACTGGCACATGGTCGACCTGATCTGGGTAGTGCTCTTCCCGCTGGTCTACGTACTCAACTGA
- a CDS encoding cytochrome C oxidase subunit IV family protein, which produces MSASKALIGCWLGLAGLSTLSVLLGGSGSGLLIAAAVMLAALGKAWLITEGFMELRHAPRLWRLLLLGWPLLMAGGVLALLPAQG; this is translated from the coding sequence ATGTCCGCGTCCAAGGCGCTGATCGGTTGCTGGCTGGGGCTCGCCGGGCTCTCGACCCTGAGCGTGCTGCTCGGCGGCAGCGGCTCCGGCCTGCTGATCGCCGCTGCCGTCATGCTCGCCGCACTGGGCAAGGCCTGGCTGATCACCGAGGGCTTCATGGAGCTGCGCCACGCGCCGCGCCTGTGGCGCCTGCTGCTGCTCGGCTGGCCGCTGCTGATGGCCGGCGGCGTGCTCGCCCTTCTGCCGGCGCAGGGCTGA
- the nirJ gene encoding heme d1 biosynthesis radical SAM protein NirJ, whose translation MLRISHYLRALANPQQRVLGARSVGPARPPVVIWNLLRRCNLTCRHCYATSADSEFRDELDTAEALGVIDQLHEAGVRVLILSGGEPLLRPDIFQLADYARDKGFFVALSTNGTLIDEGNIERIAQARFDYVGISIDGLEAVHDDWRQLKGSFAASMHAIDLCRQHGIRVGLRTTLTQNNYPQLPALLELMREHDVQKFYLSHLNYSGRGRRSRKADAHHLMTRDAMRQLFEQAWADVQQGRETDFVSGNNDADAVLLLQWVEANLPQHAERLERMLRAWGGNASGSGIANIDNIGDVHPDTYWWQHTVGNVRRQRFRDIWLERPEPLLEQLRQHPRAVKGRCAECRWLAICNGNTRTRAWAAGDLWAEDPGCYLSDTEIGLPSPERIPSIAI comes from the coding sequence ATGTTGAGAATCAGCCATTACCTGCGCGCCCTCGCCAATCCGCAGCAGCGCGTGCTCGGCGCCCGCAGCGTCGGCCCGGCACGGCCACCGGTGGTGATCTGGAACCTGCTGCGCCGCTGCAACCTGACCTGCCGCCACTGCTACGCGACCTCCGCCGACAGCGAATTCCGCGACGAGCTGGACACCGCCGAGGCGCTCGGCGTGATCGACCAGCTACACGAAGCCGGCGTGCGCGTGCTGATCCTCTCCGGCGGCGAGCCGCTGCTGCGCCCGGACATCTTCCAGCTCGCCGACTACGCCCGCGACAAGGGCTTCTTCGTCGCCCTGTCGACCAACGGCACGCTGATCGACGAAGGCAACATCGAGCGCATCGCCCAGGCCCGGTTCGACTACGTCGGCATCAGCATCGACGGCCTGGAGGCGGTGCATGACGACTGGCGCCAGCTCAAGGGCAGCTTCGCCGCCTCGATGCACGCCATCGACCTCTGCCGACAGCACGGCATCCGCGTCGGCCTGCGCACCACCCTGACGCAGAACAACTACCCGCAGCTGCCCGCCCTGCTCGAACTGATGCGCGAACACGACGTGCAGAAGTTCTACCTCTCGCACCTCAACTACAGCGGCCGCGGCCGGCGCAGCCGCAAGGCCGACGCGCACCACCTGATGACCCGCGACGCCATGCGCCAGCTGTTCGAGCAGGCCTGGGCCGATGTGCAGCAGGGCCGCGAGACCGACTTCGTCAGCGGCAACAACGATGCCGACGCCGTGCTCCTGCTGCAGTGGGTCGAGGCCAACCTGCCGCAGCACGCCGAACGCCTGGAACGGATGCTGCGCGCCTGGGGCGGCAACGCTTCGGGCAGCGGCATCGCCAACATCGACAACATCGGCGACGTGCATCCGGACACCTACTGGTGGCAGCACACCGTCGGCAACGTGCGCCGGCAGCGCTTCCGCGACATCTGGCTGGAGCGCCCCGAGCCACTGCTCGAGCAGCTGCGCCAACACCCGCGCGCGGTCAAGGGCCGTTGCGCCGAGTGTCGCTGGCTGGCGATCTGCAATGGCAACACCCGCACCCGCGCCTGGGCCGCCGGCGACCTCTGGGCCGAAGACCCGGGCTGTTACCTGTCCGACACGGAGATCGGCCTGCCGAGCCCCGAACGCATTCCCAGCATCGCCATTTGA
- the cobA gene encoding uroporphyrinogen-III C-methyltransferase: MDQPTPFPASLSATLAPGEVALVGAGPGDPGLLTLRGWSLLQQADAVVYDRLVSEDLMALLPGRCSRHYVGKTSGFHSLPQPQINQLLVDLARTNKRVVRLKGGDPFIFGRGGEELDYLLARGIDCQVVPGITAAAGCTAYAGIPLTHRDVAHSCQFITGHLQENGELRLPWSSLANAKQTLVFYMGLSTLGEISRQLIAAGLPADTPAALIGNGTRDDQQVVRCTLAQLPLMADEKQLTPPTLTVIGRVVELFAKRRVSFPARLRGEEALCD, translated from the coding sequence ATGGATCAGCCAACCCCCTTTCCCGCCTCGCTGAGCGCCACCCTTGCCCCCGGTGAGGTCGCACTGGTCGGCGCCGGCCCGGGCGACCCCGGCCTGCTCACGCTGCGCGGCTGGAGCCTGCTGCAACAGGCCGACGCGGTGGTCTACGACCGCCTCGTCAGCGAAGACCTGATGGCCCTGCTGCCGGGGCGCTGCAGCCGTCATTACGTCGGCAAGACCAGTGGCTTCCACAGCCTGCCGCAGCCGCAGATCAACCAGCTGCTGGTCGACCTGGCCCGCACGAACAAGCGCGTGGTGCGGCTCAAGGGCGGCGATCCGTTCATCTTCGGCCGCGGTGGCGAGGAACTCGACTATCTGCTCGCCCGTGGCATCGATTGCCAGGTCGTCCCCGGCATCACCGCGGCGGCCGGCTGCACCGCCTACGCCGGCATTCCGCTGACGCACCGCGACGTGGCGCACTCCTGCCAGTTCATCACCGGCCATCTGCAGGAGAATGGCGAGCTGCGCCTGCCCTGGAGCAGCCTGGCCAATGCCAAGCAGACCCTGGTGTTCTACATGGGCCTGTCCACCCTTGGCGAGATCTCGCGCCAGCTGATCGCCGCCGGCTTGCCGGCCGACACGCCGGCCGCGCTGATCGGCAACGGCACCCGCGACGACCAGCAGGTGGTGCGTTGCACGCTCGCGCAACTGCCGCTGATGGCCGACGAGAAGCAGCTCACGCCCCCGACGCTGACCGTGATCGGCCGGGTCGTCGAACTGTTCGCCAAGCGCCGCGTGAGCTTTCCGGCACGCCTGCGTGGCGAGGAGGCACTATGCGACTGA
- a CDS encoding nitrite reductase — translation MRLIPALLVAAALPAATFVALDLAVPRAAAAEVDAHSLYQSHCQSCHGENRLGGAGPALLPESLSRLKPAEAEKVIRNGRPASQMAAFSGVLDDQQIKALTGYLYQPAAVPPTWSDADIRASHRLLKDVATLPTPPQHGADPLNLFVVVEAGNHHVRVLDGDRFEELANFQSHFALHGGPKFSPDGRFVYFASRDGWVSLYDLNNLTMIAEVRAGLNTRNLAVSNDGRWVLVGNYLPGNLVLLDARDLSLVKHIPAVAADGTPSRVSAVYTAPPRESFIVALKDVKEAWELSYAGEPTFVPRRIQAADYLDDFSFTPDYGQLLATSRKAKGGQVIDLDSGRTVTDIPLPGMPHLGSGIYWKRGGKWVFATPNVSKGLISVLDLESWKLIKEIPTEGPGFFMRSQQNSPYAWTDVFFGPNNDAVHLIDKQTLEIAHTLRPMPGKNAAHVEFTNDGRYALLSVWDTDGALIVYDANTLEEIKRIPMNKPSGKYNVGNKIEFAEGTSH, via the coding sequence ATGCGACTGATACCTGCCCTGCTGGTCGCCGCGGCGCTGCCAGCGGCCACCTTTGTCGCCCTTGACCTGGCCGTGCCACGCGCCGCCGCGGCCGAGGTCGACGCCCATAGCCTCTACCAGAGCCACTGCCAGAGCTGCCACGGCGAGAACCGCCTGGGCGGCGCCGGCCCGGCGCTCTTGCCCGAAAGCCTGAGCCGACTGAAGCCGGCCGAAGCGGAAAAGGTCATTCGCAACGGTCGCCCGGCAAGCCAGATGGCAGCCTTCTCCGGCGTGCTCGATGACCAGCAGATCAAGGCACTGACCGGCTACCTCTACCAGCCCGCGGCCGTGCCGCCGACCTGGAGCGATGCCGACATCCGTGCCAGCCATCGTCTTCTCAAGGACGTCGCCACGCTACCGACGCCCCCGCAGCACGGCGCCGATCCGCTGAACCTGTTCGTCGTGGTGGAGGCCGGCAATCATCACGTGCGGGTGCTCGACGGCGACCGCTTCGAGGAGCTCGCCAACTTCCAGTCGCACTTCGCCCTGCACGGCGGGCCGAAGTTCTCGCCGGACGGACGCTTCGTCTACTTCGCCTCGCGCGATGGCTGGGTCAGCCTCTACGACCTCAACAACCTGACCATGATCGCCGAGGTGCGCGCCGGGCTGAACACGCGCAACCTGGCGGTCAGCAACGACGGCCGCTGGGTGCTGGTGGGCAACTACCTGCCGGGCAACCTGGTGCTGCTCGATGCGCGCGATCTGTCGCTGGTCAAGCACATCCCGGCGGTGGCGGCCGACGGCACGCCGTCACGGGTCAGTGCCGTCTACACCGCGCCGCCGCGCGAGAGCTTCATCGTCGCGCTGAAGGACGTGAAGGAAGCCTGGGAGCTGTCCTACGCCGGCGAGCCGACCTTCGTGCCGCGGCGCATCCAGGCGGCCGACTACCTCGACGACTTCTCCTTCACCCCGGACTACGGCCAGCTGCTGGCGACTTCACGCAAGGCCAAGGGCGGCCAGGTGATCGACCTCGACAGCGGTCGCACGGTCACCGACATTCCGCTGCCGGGCATGCCGCACCTGGGCTCGGGCATCTACTGGAAGCGCGGCGGCAAGTGGGTGTTCGCCACGCCGAACGTCAGCAAGGGGCTGATCTCGGTGCTCGACCTCGAGAGCTGGAAGCTGATCAAGGAGATTCCCACCGAAGGGCCGGGCTTCTTCATGCGCAGCCAGCAGAATTCGCCCTACGCCTGGACCGACGTGTTCTTCGGACCGAACAACGACGCCGTGCACCTGATCGACAAGCAGACCCTGGAAATCGCCCACACCCTGCGCCCGATGCCCGGCAAGAACGCCGCCCACGTCGAGTTCACCAACGATGGCCGCTACGCCCTGCTCAGCGTCTGGGACACCGATGGCGCGCTGATCGTCTACGACGCCAATACGCTCGAGGAGATCAAGCGCATCCCGATGAACAAGCCGTCCGGCAAGTACAACGTCGGCAACAAGATCGAGTTCGCCGAAGGCACCTCGCACTGA
- a CDS encoding LysR family transcriptional regulator: protein MDIDLARTFLEIIRGGSFIAAAERMHLTQTAVTARIQNLESQLGCRLFVRNRAGARLTDDGERFVAYANQLVQTWEAARRDLPLPQGYDQLLTLGAEVSLCNPLMLAWVQRLRETLPSHALRSEVASDEELQKKLDLGLLDAALVHQPEYWPGLQVEQLLEEKLIQVVQTRNPEPYLYVDWGPAFRKQHNQALPEHTRAAMSFSLGPLALQYLVQCGGRGYFRTRVVQRYLDEGVLKRVEQAPEFSHPVYLVYSRANRSAALAKALNLVRELALDDFDWSRWYYEI, encoded by the coding sequence ATGGACATCGATCTCGCCCGCACCTTTCTCGAGATCATTCGCGGCGGCAGCTTCATCGCCGCGGCCGAGCGCATGCACCTGACCCAGACCGCCGTCACCGCACGCATCCAGAACCTCGAAAGCCAGCTCGGCTGCCGGCTGTTCGTGCGCAACCGCGCCGGTGCGCGCCTGACCGACGATGGCGAACGCTTCGTCGCCTATGCCAACCAGCTGGTACAGACCTGGGAGGCTGCGCGCCGCGACCTGCCGCTGCCTCAGGGTTACGACCAGTTGCTCACGCTCGGCGCCGAGGTCAGCCTGTGCAATCCGCTGATGCTCGCCTGGGTGCAGCGCCTGCGCGAGACGCTGCCCAGCCATGCGCTGCGCAGCGAAGTGGCGAGTGACGAGGAACTGCAGAAAAAGCTCGACCTCGGCCTGCTCGATGCCGCGCTGGTGCACCAGCCCGAGTACTGGCCGGGCCTGCAGGTCGAACAGTTGCTCGAGGAAAAGCTCATCCAGGTGGTGCAGACGCGCAACCCCGAGCCGTACCTGTACGTCGACTGGGGCCCGGCGTTTCGCAAGCAGCACAACCAGGCGCTGCCCGAGCACACCCGCGCCGCGATGTCCTTCAGCCTCGGCCCGCTGGCGCTGCAGTACCTGGTGCAGTGCGGCGGGCGCGGCTACTTCCGCACGCGGGTGGTGCAGCGCTACCTCGACGAAGGCGTGCTCAAGCGCGTCGAACAGGCGCCGGAATTCTCGCATCCGGTGTACCTGGTCTATTCCCGTGCCAACCGCTCGGCGGCGCTGGCCAAGGCGCTCAACCTGGTACGCGAGCTGGCGCTGGACGACTTCGACTGGTCGCGCTGGTACTACGAGATCTGA
- a CDS encoding HPP family protein — protein MQDNLIDWFKSFVPAPLNAAPRLWLRAAIGIAFVMPLVFLSDRWLVGTGLALQVIAPVGASAVLVFVASSSPFAQPWSVIGGNLFAALIGVALGLSGLPSVLAATLAGAATLLCLFSLRCLHPPSIALALVAAVGSPDLHQLHFGLLGPVMFNSLLLVTFALLFNNLTGNPYPKARLPRENEHHTRDPRPGERMSFVQDDVDRALAEFGEYVDITRDDLARLIKQTEKHALRRSMGEVTAAHVMSRDIYWHTPDTFIESAWQTLQQHRLRSLPVVEGDDHRLVGIVTQIDLLKHFHPRPGRLSFGQLNFLRGTKLRAIMSSPVVSVTMDTHMVELVYLLSDRGLHCLPVVDEQQRLVGMITQTDLIAALYRYWLKQLPD, from the coding sequence ATGCAAGACAACCTGATCGACTGGTTCAAATCCTTCGTGCCCGCGCCGCTGAATGCGGCCCCCCGACTATGGCTGCGCGCCGCCATCGGCATCGCCTTCGTCATGCCGCTGGTGTTTCTCAGTGACCGCTGGCTGGTCGGCACCGGGCTGGCGCTACAAGTGATCGCGCCGGTTGGCGCCTCCGCCGTGCTGGTATTCGTCGCCTCGTCGAGCCCCTTCGCCCAGCCCTGGTCAGTCATCGGTGGCAATCTGTTCGCCGCACTGATCGGCGTCGCCCTGGGGCTCAGTGGCCTGCCCAGCGTGCTCGCCGCGACGCTGGCCGGCGCGGCAACGCTGCTGTGCCTGTTCTCGCTGCGCTGCCTGCACCCGCCGAGCATCGCGCTGGCGCTGGTGGCCGCAGTGGGCAGCCCCGACCTGCACCAGCTGCACTTCGGCCTGCTCGGGCCGGTGATGTTCAACTCGCTGCTGCTGGTGACCTTCGCGCTGCTGTTCAACAACCTCACGGGCAATCCCTACCCCAAGGCGCGCCTGCCGCGCGAAAACGAGCACCACACCCGCGACCCGCGGCCGGGCGAGCGGATGAGCTTCGTCCAGGATGACGTCGACCGGGCGCTGGCCGAATTCGGCGAGTACGTCGACATCACCCGTGACGACCTCGCCCGGCTGATCAAGCAGACCGAGAAGCACGCGCTGCGCCGCAGCATGGGCGAGGTCACCGCCGCGCACGTGATGTCGCGCGATATCTACTGGCATACCCCGGACACCTTTATCGAATCGGCCTGGCAGACCCTGCAGCAACATCGCCTGCGTTCGTTGCCGGTGGTCGAAGGCGACGATCACCGGCTGGTCGGCATCGTCACCCAGATCGACCTGCTCAAGCACTTCCACCCCCGCCCGGGGCGTTTGAGCTTCGGCCAGCTGAACTTCCTGCGCGGCACCAAGCTGCGCGCCATCATGAGTTCGCCGGTGGTTTCGGTAACCATGGACACGCACATGGTCGAGCTGGTCTACCTGCTGTCCGACCGCGGCCTGCACTGCCTGCCGGTGGTCGATGAGCAGCAGCGCCTGGTGGGCATGATCACCCAGACCGACCTGATCGCCGCGCTGTACCGCTACTGGCTCAAGCAGCTTCCGGACTGA
- the ccoN gene encoding cytochrome-c oxidase, cbb3-type subunit I: MSEPQSTLEPDYNYRVVRQFTLMTLVWGVLGMGLGVFIAAQLVWPQLNFGLPWTSFGRLRPIHTNLVIFAFGGGALFASSFYIVQRTSQVRLVSDQLAAVVFWGWQAACVAMPISYVLGYTTSKEYAEMEWPIALWVTFVWLLYGYLFFATVARRRMRHIYVGNWFFGAFIIVTGMVHVVNHVQLPVSLLKSYSVYSGATDAMVQWWYGHSVVGFILSVGFLGMMYYFVPKQAERPIYSYRLSIVHFWAIISIYIWAGPHHLHYTALPEWAQSLGMVMSIILLAPSWGGMINGMMTLSGAWHKLRTDPILRFLVVSLAFYGMSTFEGPMMAIKTVNALSHYTDWTIGHVHAGALGWVAMISIGSLYHLVPRLWGAERMYSVRLINAHFWLATIGTVLYIASMWVNGITQGLMWRAINEDGTLTYSFVEALEASHPGYVVRMIGGGLFASGMLLMALNTWLTVRHAPRAPAPDAELTAVTA, from the coding sequence ATGAGCGAACCGCAGAGCACTCTCGAACCCGACTACAACTACCGCGTCGTGCGCCAGTTCACCCTGATGACCCTCGTCTGGGGCGTGCTCGGCATGGGCCTGGGCGTCTTCATCGCGGCCCAGCTGGTCTGGCCGCAGCTCAATTTCGGCCTGCCGTGGACCAGCTTCGGTCGGCTGCGCCCGATCCATACCAACCTGGTGATCTTCGCCTTTGGCGGCGGCGCGCTGTTCGCCTCGTCGTTCTACATCGTGCAGCGGACCAGCCAGGTGCGACTGGTCTCCGACCAGCTGGCCGCGGTGGTGTTCTGGGGCTGGCAGGCCGCCTGCGTGGCCATGCCGATCAGCTACGTGCTGGGCTACACCACGTCCAAGGAATACGCCGAAATGGAGTGGCCGATCGCGCTGTGGGTGACCTTTGTCTGGCTGCTCTACGGCTACCTGTTCTTCGCCACCGTGGCGCGCCGACGGATGCGCCACATCTACGTCGGCAACTGGTTCTTCGGCGCCTTCATCATCGTCACGGGCATGGTGCACGTGGTCAATCACGTGCAATTGCCGGTATCGCTGCTCAAGAGCTACTCGGTCTATTCCGGCGCCACCGACGCGATGGTCCAGTGGTGGTACGGGCATAGCGTGGTCGGCTTCATCCTCTCGGTGGGCTTTCTCGGCATGATGTATTACTTCGTGCCGAAGCAGGCCGAGCGGCCGATCTACTCGTACCGGCTGTCGATCGTGCACTTCTGGGCGATCATCTCGATCTACATCTGGGCCGGCCCGCACCATCTGCACTACACCGCGCTGCCGGAGTGGGCGCAGAGCCTGGGCATGGTGATGTCGATCATCCTGCTGGCGCCGTCCTGGGGCGGCATGATCAACGGCATGATGACCCTCTCCGGCGCCTGGCATAAGTTGCGCACCGACCCGATCCTGCGCTTTCTGGTGGTCTCGCTGGCGTTCTACGGCATGTCGACGTTCGAAGGCCCGATGATGGCGATCAAGACGGTCAATGCGCTGTCGCACTACACCGACTGGACCATCGGTCACGTGCATGCCGGTGCGCTGGGCTGGGTGGCGATGATCTCGATCGGCTCGCTGTACCACCTGGTGCCGCGCCTGTGGGGCGCCGAGCGGATGTACAGCGTGCGGCTGATCAATGCGCACTTCTGGCTGGCGACCATCGGCACCGTGCTCTACATCGCCTCGATGTGGGTCAACGGCATCACCCAGGGCCTGATGTGGCGAGCTATCAACGAGGACGGCACGCTGACCTATTCCTTCGTCGAGGCGCTCGAGGCCAGCCACCCGGGCTATGTGGTGCGCATGATCGGCGGCGGCCTGTTCGCCTCCGGCATGCTGCTGATGGCGCTCAACACCTGGCTGACGGTGCGCCATGCGCCGCGCGCCCCGGCACCCGATGCAGAGCTGACCGCTGTGACTGCTTGA